GGGTTCAGTCGCTGTCGGCGAGTTCGGCGAGGCCGCGCCAGATCTCGGCCGTGACCCGGACCGCCTCGTCCACGTCACCGGCCGCGCAGGCCTCGATGAGCCGTTCGTGCAGCCCTGCGGAGCGGCAGGCGCCGCCCTCGCCGAAGCGCCGACGCTCCAGCCGGCGGACGAGCGGGGTGTAGCGGGCGGCGGTGGCGGCCGCGGCGCGGTTGCCGCTGACGCGGACGAGGACGTCGTGGAGTGCGTCGTCGGCCTGGAGTGCGGCGTCCACGTCACCCGCGGCGACGGCCGCCGCGAACCGCTCGTTGGCCGTGCGCATCGTCTCGACGTCCGCGGCGAACAGCCGGGGCACGGCGACCCGGGTGACGAGTTCGTGCATGGCACCCACCACGGCCGCGGCATCCCGCACCTCACCGGCCATCAACGGGGTCACGCGCGTATAGCTCTGCGGCTTGCTCTCCAGCAGCCCCTCGTCGACGAGCCGCGAGAACGCCTCCCGCACCGGCGCCCGGGACAGCCCGAGCCGCTCCGCGAGGTCGGCGTCCCGCACCACCGCGCCGGGTGCGAGCTCACCGGCGACGATGGCGTCCCGGATGGATTCGTAGGCGCGATCCCTGAGCAAGGTGCGCGGTATGGCTTCCACGAACTGAAATGTTAGATGTCAATCCACGCGACGGACAAGGGCCACGTCAAAAGTCCGGACATGGGTGTGGCCCGCACTCCCCGTGAAAGTGCGGGCCACGCTGGTCACCGGTCAGGCGGCCCAGGGCCAGTCGGCGTCCCGGGCGCTCTCCAGCAGCGGCACCATCCGGAAAGCCGCGTCCGAGAGACCACCGAAGGTGTGCCGGTTCGCCTTGCCGGAGGGGCCGTGGCCCGCGCGGTAGCCGGCCAGGTTCCAGGTGTAGACCGGCACATGGTCGGGGACCTGCTGGGTCGGGTCGCCGTGCCGGTTGAACGTGTACTGCTCGTCGGTGACGATCAGCACCCGGTCCTGCCCCCGGTAGTGCGCACGG
Above is a window of Streptomyces sp. NBC_00490 DNA encoding:
- a CDS encoding GntR family transcriptional regulator; amino-acid sequence: MPRTLLRDRAYESIRDAIVAGELAPGAVVRDADLAERLGLSRAPVREAFSRLVDEGLLESKPQSYTRVTPLMAGEVRDAAAVVGAMHELVTRVAVPRLFAADVETMRTANERFAAAVAAGDVDAALQADDALHDVLVRVSGNRAAAATAARYTPLVRRLERRRFGEGGACRSAGLHERLIEACAAGDVDEAVRVTAEIWRGLAELADSD